The following are from one region of the Hippocampus zosterae strain Florida chromosome 9, ASM2543408v3, whole genome shotgun sequence genome:
- the tfap2c gene encoding transcription factor AP-2 gamma isoform X3 has protein sequence MLWKLADNVKYEDDCEERHDGSSNGNPRLPHLPAVSQHLYSPPPSLSHSASSDFQPPYFPPPYQPISYPQSGDPYSHLGDPFNINSLHQSPSSNHHQQQSWPGRQGQEGLAGHGRSGLAGQILGLDGGGGGGGGGGGGGGGSSGVRREGFRRPELLPQHAHGIEAAVIGESMAMHDMQGHGMDDVQHVDDHGIIMADQTVIKKGPVTLPKGNALGLPFQKESLLGMVSNPTEVFCSVPGRLSLLSSTSKYKVTVAEVQRRLSPPECLNASLLGGVLRRAKSKNGGRSLREKLDKIGLNLPAGRRKAANVTLLTSLVEGEAVHLARDFGYVCETEFPAKAIAEYLGRPHVERNEVNSRKNMLLAAKQICKEFTDLLTQDRSPLGNSRPAPILEPGIQGCLTHFSLISHGFGSPAICAAMTSLQNYLNEALKQVDKMYLSADAQGASDGGGKSADKMDKHRK, from the exons ATGTTGTGGAAATTAGCAGACAACGTCAAGTATGAGGATGACTGCGAG GAGCGACACGACGGCAGCAGCAATGGCAACCCGCGGCTACCCCACCTGCCGGCGGTCAGCCAGCACCTGTACAGcccgcctccctccctctcgCACTCGGCCAGCTCCGACTTCCAGCCGCCTTACTTCCCGCCCCCCTACCAGCCCATCTCCTACCCGCAGTCCGGGGATCCTTACTCCCACCTGGGCGACCCCTTCAACATCAACTCCCTGCACCAGTCGCCGTCGTCCaaccaccaccagcagcagtCGTGGCCGGGGCGCCAGGGCCAGGAGGGGCTGGCGGGGCACGGCAGGAGCGGCCTGGCCGGCCAGATCCTCGGCTTggacggcggaggaggaggaggcggaggcggcggaggaggaggagggggatcgTCCGGAGTGCGGAGGGAAGGCTTCCGCCGGCCGGAGCTGCTGCCCCAGCACGCCCACGGCATCGAGGCGGCGGTGATCGGGGAGAGCATGGCCATGCACGACATGCAGGGCCACGGCATGGACGACGTGCAG caCGTGGACGACCACGGTATTATCATGGCGGATCAGACGGTCATCAAAAAAG GGCCGGTGACTCTCCCGAAAGGCAATGCTCTGGGCCTCCCCTTCCAGAAGGAGTCCCTGCTGGGCATGGTGTCCAACCCCACGGAGGTGTTCTGTTCCGTCCCGGGTCGCCTCTCGCTGTTGAGCTCCACCTCCAAGTACAAGGTGACGGTGGCCGAGGTCCAGAGGCGACTCTCGCCGCCCGAGTGCCTGAACGCGTCGCTGTTGGGAGGTGTTTTACGCAG agCCAAGTCGAAAAACGGCGGACGCTCATTGCGAGAGAAACTGGACAAAATTGGGCTCAACTTGCCAGCGGGAAGAAGGAAGGCGGCCAACGTGACTCTACTTACCTCACTGGTGGAAG GTGAAGCTGTTCATTTAGCCCGTGACTTCGGTTACGTGTGCGAGACAGAGTTCCCCGCCAAGGCCATCGCTGAGTACCTGGGCAGGCCGCATGTGGAACGAAACGAGGTTAACTCTCGCAAGAACATGCTTCTCGCCGCCAA GCAAATCTGCAAGGAGTTCACCGACCTGCTCACCCAAGACCGCTCCCCGCTGGGCAACTCGCGTCCGGCGCCTATCCTGGAACCGGGCATTCAGGGCTGCCTGACCCACTTCAGCCTCATCAGCCACGGCTTCGGCTCGCCGGCCATCTGCGCCGCCATGACCTCGCTGCAGAACTACCTGAACGAGGCCCTCAAACAAGTGGACAAGATGTACCTGAGCGCCGACGCGCAGGGAGCCTCCGACGGCGGCGGCAAATCCGCAGACAAAATGGACAAGCACAGGAAATGA
- the tfap2c gene encoding transcription factor AP-2 gamma isoform X1 → MLWKLADNVKYEDDCEERHDGSSNGNPRLPHLPAVSQHLYSPPPSLSHSASSDFQPPYFPPPYQPISYPQSGDPYSHLGDPFNINSLHQSPSSNHHQQQSWPGRQGQEGLAGHGRSGLAGQILGLDGGGGGGGGGGGGGGGSSGVRREGFRRPELLPQHAHGIEAAVIGESMAMHDMQGHGMDDVQHVDDHGIIMADQTVIKKVLGLRGARSLDRVQRTCYQGGILAGPVTLPKGNALGLPFQKESLLGMVSNPTEVFCSVPGRLSLLSSTSKYKVTVAEVQRRLSPPECLNASLLGGVLRRAKSKNGGRSLREKLDKIGLNLPAGRRKAANVTLLTSLVEGEAVHLARDFGYVCETEFPAKAIAEYLGRPHVERNEVNSRKNMLLAAKQICKEFTDLLTQDRSPLGNSRPAPILEPGIQGCLTHFSLISHGFGSPAICAAMTSLQNYLNEALKQVDKMYLSADAQGASDGGGKSADKMDKHRK, encoded by the exons ATGTTGTGGAAATTAGCAGACAACGTCAAGTATGAGGATGACTGCGAG GAGCGACACGACGGCAGCAGCAATGGCAACCCGCGGCTACCCCACCTGCCGGCGGTCAGCCAGCACCTGTACAGcccgcctccctccctctcgCACTCGGCCAGCTCCGACTTCCAGCCGCCTTACTTCCCGCCCCCCTACCAGCCCATCTCCTACCCGCAGTCCGGGGATCCTTACTCCCACCTGGGCGACCCCTTCAACATCAACTCCCTGCACCAGTCGCCGTCGTCCaaccaccaccagcagcagtCGTGGCCGGGGCGCCAGGGCCAGGAGGGGCTGGCGGGGCACGGCAGGAGCGGCCTGGCCGGCCAGATCCTCGGCTTggacggcggaggaggaggaggcggaggcggcggaggaggaggagggggatcgTCCGGAGTGCGGAGGGAAGGCTTCCGCCGGCCGGAGCTGCTGCCCCAGCACGCCCACGGCATCGAGGCGGCGGTGATCGGGGAGAGCATGGCCATGCACGACATGCAGGGCCACGGCATGGACGACGTGCAG caCGTGGACGACCACGGTATTATCATGGCGGATCAGACGGTCATCAAAAAAG TATTAGGACTGCGAGGGGCCAGGAGCCTTGATCGCGTACAGAGGACTTGTTATCAGGGGGGCATCCTTGCCG GGCCGGTGACTCTCCCGAAAGGCAATGCTCTGGGCCTCCCCTTCCAGAAGGAGTCCCTGCTGGGCATGGTGTCCAACCCCACGGAGGTGTTCTGTTCCGTCCCGGGTCGCCTCTCGCTGTTGAGCTCCACCTCCAAGTACAAGGTGACGGTGGCCGAGGTCCAGAGGCGACTCTCGCCGCCCGAGTGCCTGAACGCGTCGCTGTTGGGAGGTGTTTTACGCAG agCCAAGTCGAAAAACGGCGGACGCTCATTGCGAGAGAAACTGGACAAAATTGGGCTCAACTTGCCAGCGGGAAGAAGGAAGGCGGCCAACGTGACTCTACTTACCTCACTGGTGGAAG GTGAAGCTGTTCATTTAGCCCGTGACTTCGGTTACGTGTGCGAGACAGAGTTCCCCGCCAAGGCCATCGCTGAGTACCTGGGCAGGCCGCATGTGGAACGAAACGAGGTTAACTCTCGCAAGAACATGCTTCTCGCCGCCAA GCAAATCTGCAAGGAGTTCACCGACCTGCTCACCCAAGACCGCTCCCCGCTGGGCAACTCGCGTCCGGCGCCTATCCTGGAACCGGGCATTCAGGGCTGCCTGACCCACTTCAGCCTCATCAGCCACGGCTTCGGCTCGCCGGCCATCTGCGCCGCCATGACCTCGCTGCAGAACTACCTGAACGAGGCCCTCAAACAAGTGGACAAGATGTACCTGAGCGCCGACGCGCAGGGAGCCTCCGACGGCGGCGGCAAATCCGCAGACAAAATGGACAAGCACAGGAAATGA
- the tfap2c gene encoding transcription factor AP-2 gamma isoform X4 → MSVLDRIDWRERHDGSSNGNPRLPHLPAVSQHLYSPPPSLSHSASSDFQPPYFPPPYQPISYPQSGDPYSHLGDPFNINSLHQSPSSNHHQQQSWPGRQGQEGLAGHGRSGLAGQILGLDGGGGGGGGGGGGGGGSSGVRREGFRRPELLPQHAHGIEAAVIGESMAMHDMQGHGMDDVQHVDDHGIIMADQTVIKKGPVTLPKGNALGLPFQKESLLGMVSNPTEVFCSVPGRLSLLSSTSKYKVTVAEVQRRLSPPECLNASLLGGVLRRAKSKNGGRSLREKLDKIGLNLPAGRRKAANVTLLTSLVEGEAVHLARDFGYVCETEFPAKAIAEYLGRPHVERNEVNSRKNMLLAAKQICKEFTDLLTQDRSPLGNSRPAPILEPGIQGCLTHFSLISHGFGSPAICAAMTSLQNYLNEALKQVDKMYLSADAQGASDGGGKSADKMDKHRK, encoded by the exons ATGTCTGTGCTGGACAGGATCGACTGGAGG GAGCGACACGACGGCAGCAGCAATGGCAACCCGCGGCTACCCCACCTGCCGGCGGTCAGCCAGCACCTGTACAGcccgcctccctccctctcgCACTCGGCCAGCTCCGACTTCCAGCCGCCTTACTTCCCGCCCCCCTACCAGCCCATCTCCTACCCGCAGTCCGGGGATCCTTACTCCCACCTGGGCGACCCCTTCAACATCAACTCCCTGCACCAGTCGCCGTCGTCCaaccaccaccagcagcagtCGTGGCCGGGGCGCCAGGGCCAGGAGGGGCTGGCGGGGCACGGCAGGAGCGGCCTGGCCGGCCAGATCCTCGGCTTggacggcggaggaggaggaggcggaggcggcggaggaggaggagggggatcgTCCGGAGTGCGGAGGGAAGGCTTCCGCCGGCCGGAGCTGCTGCCCCAGCACGCCCACGGCATCGAGGCGGCGGTGATCGGGGAGAGCATGGCCATGCACGACATGCAGGGCCACGGCATGGACGACGTGCAG caCGTGGACGACCACGGTATTATCATGGCGGATCAGACGGTCATCAAAAAAG GGCCGGTGACTCTCCCGAAAGGCAATGCTCTGGGCCTCCCCTTCCAGAAGGAGTCCCTGCTGGGCATGGTGTCCAACCCCACGGAGGTGTTCTGTTCCGTCCCGGGTCGCCTCTCGCTGTTGAGCTCCACCTCCAAGTACAAGGTGACGGTGGCCGAGGTCCAGAGGCGACTCTCGCCGCCCGAGTGCCTGAACGCGTCGCTGTTGGGAGGTGTTTTACGCAG agCCAAGTCGAAAAACGGCGGACGCTCATTGCGAGAGAAACTGGACAAAATTGGGCTCAACTTGCCAGCGGGAAGAAGGAAGGCGGCCAACGTGACTCTACTTACCTCACTGGTGGAAG GTGAAGCTGTTCATTTAGCCCGTGACTTCGGTTACGTGTGCGAGACAGAGTTCCCCGCCAAGGCCATCGCTGAGTACCTGGGCAGGCCGCATGTGGAACGAAACGAGGTTAACTCTCGCAAGAACATGCTTCTCGCCGCCAA GCAAATCTGCAAGGAGTTCACCGACCTGCTCACCCAAGACCGCTCCCCGCTGGGCAACTCGCGTCCGGCGCCTATCCTGGAACCGGGCATTCAGGGCTGCCTGACCCACTTCAGCCTCATCAGCCACGGCTTCGGCTCGCCGGCCATCTGCGCCGCCATGACCTCGCTGCAGAACTACCTGAACGAGGCCCTCAAACAAGTGGACAAGATGTACCTGAGCGCCGACGCGCAGGGAGCCTCCGACGGCGGCGGCAAATCCGCAGACAAAATGGACAAGCACAGGAAATGA
- the tfap2c gene encoding transcription factor AP-2 gamma isoform X2 translates to MSVLDRIDWRERHDGSSNGNPRLPHLPAVSQHLYSPPPSLSHSASSDFQPPYFPPPYQPISYPQSGDPYSHLGDPFNINSLHQSPSSNHHQQQSWPGRQGQEGLAGHGRSGLAGQILGLDGGGGGGGGGGGGGGGSSGVRREGFRRPELLPQHAHGIEAAVIGESMAMHDMQGHGMDDVQHVDDHGIIMADQTVIKKVLGLRGARSLDRVQRTCYQGGILAGPVTLPKGNALGLPFQKESLLGMVSNPTEVFCSVPGRLSLLSSTSKYKVTVAEVQRRLSPPECLNASLLGGVLRRAKSKNGGRSLREKLDKIGLNLPAGRRKAANVTLLTSLVEGEAVHLARDFGYVCETEFPAKAIAEYLGRPHVERNEVNSRKNMLLAAKQICKEFTDLLTQDRSPLGNSRPAPILEPGIQGCLTHFSLISHGFGSPAICAAMTSLQNYLNEALKQVDKMYLSADAQGASDGGGKSADKMDKHRK, encoded by the exons ATGTCTGTGCTGGACAGGATCGACTGGAGG GAGCGACACGACGGCAGCAGCAATGGCAACCCGCGGCTACCCCACCTGCCGGCGGTCAGCCAGCACCTGTACAGcccgcctccctccctctcgCACTCGGCCAGCTCCGACTTCCAGCCGCCTTACTTCCCGCCCCCCTACCAGCCCATCTCCTACCCGCAGTCCGGGGATCCTTACTCCCACCTGGGCGACCCCTTCAACATCAACTCCCTGCACCAGTCGCCGTCGTCCaaccaccaccagcagcagtCGTGGCCGGGGCGCCAGGGCCAGGAGGGGCTGGCGGGGCACGGCAGGAGCGGCCTGGCCGGCCAGATCCTCGGCTTggacggcggaggaggaggaggcggaggcggcggaggaggaggagggggatcgTCCGGAGTGCGGAGGGAAGGCTTCCGCCGGCCGGAGCTGCTGCCCCAGCACGCCCACGGCATCGAGGCGGCGGTGATCGGGGAGAGCATGGCCATGCACGACATGCAGGGCCACGGCATGGACGACGTGCAG caCGTGGACGACCACGGTATTATCATGGCGGATCAGACGGTCATCAAAAAAG TATTAGGACTGCGAGGGGCCAGGAGCCTTGATCGCGTACAGAGGACTTGTTATCAGGGGGGCATCCTTGCCG GGCCGGTGACTCTCCCGAAAGGCAATGCTCTGGGCCTCCCCTTCCAGAAGGAGTCCCTGCTGGGCATGGTGTCCAACCCCACGGAGGTGTTCTGTTCCGTCCCGGGTCGCCTCTCGCTGTTGAGCTCCACCTCCAAGTACAAGGTGACGGTGGCCGAGGTCCAGAGGCGACTCTCGCCGCCCGAGTGCCTGAACGCGTCGCTGTTGGGAGGTGTTTTACGCAG agCCAAGTCGAAAAACGGCGGACGCTCATTGCGAGAGAAACTGGACAAAATTGGGCTCAACTTGCCAGCGGGAAGAAGGAAGGCGGCCAACGTGACTCTACTTACCTCACTGGTGGAAG GTGAAGCTGTTCATTTAGCCCGTGACTTCGGTTACGTGTGCGAGACAGAGTTCCCCGCCAAGGCCATCGCTGAGTACCTGGGCAGGCCGCATGTGGAACGAAACGAGGTTAACTCTCGCAAGAACATGCTTCTCGCCGCCAA GCAAATCTGCAAGGAGTTCACCGACCTGCTCACCCAAGACCGCTCCCCGCTGGGCAACTCGCGTCCGGCGCCTATCCTGGAACCGGGCATTCAGGGCTGCCTGACCCACTTCAGCCTCATCAGCCACGGCTTCGGCTCGCCGGCCATCTGCGCCGCCATGACCTCGCTGCAGAACTACCTGAACGAGGCCCTCAAACAAGTGGACAAGATGTACCTGAGCGCCGACGCGCAGGGAGCCTCCGACGGCGGCGGCAAATCCGCAGACAAAATGGACAAGCACAGGAAATGA